From the Pseudomonas baltica genome, one window contains:
- the hslU gene encoding ATP-dependent protease ATPase subunit HslU has product MSMTPREIVHELNRHIIGQDDAKRAVAIALRNRWRRMQLPEELRVEVTPKNILMIGPTGVGKTEIARRLAKLANAPFIKVEATKFTEVGYVGRDVESIIRDLADAALKLLREQEIVKVRHRAEDAAEERILDALLPQARGSFSEEAPASDSNTRQLFRKRLREGQLDDKEIEIEVAEMAGVDISAPPGMEEMTNQLQSLFANMGKGKRKSRKLKVKEALKLVREEEAGRLVNEEELKAAALEAVEQHGIVFIDEIDKVAKRGNVGGADVSREGVQRDLLPLIEGCTVNTKLGMVKTDHILFIASGAFHLSKPSDLVPELQGRLPIRVELKALSPEDFERILSEPHASLTEQYVALLKTEGLHIEFAPEGIKRLAQIAWQVNEKTENIGARRLHTLLERLLEEVSFSAGDLASAHSETPIRIDADYVNSHLGELAENEDLSRYIL; this is encoded by the coding sequence CCATGACCCCCCGCGAAATCGTCCACGAACTCAACCGCCATATCATCGGCCAGGACGATGCCAAGCGCGCCGTCGCCATCGCCCTGCGCAACCGCTGGCGCCGCATGCAGCTGCCTGAAGAGCTGCGCGTCGAAGTGACGCCCAAGAACATCCTGATGATCGGCCCGACCGGCGTCGGCAAGACCGAAATCGCCCGGCGCCTGGCCAAGCTGGCCAACGCCCCGTTCATCAAGGTCGAAGCGACCAAGTTCACCGAAGTCGGCTACGTCGGCCGTGATGTCGAGTCGATCATCCGCGATCTGGCCGATGCCGCCCTCAAGCTGCTGCGCGAGCAGGAAATCGTCAAGGTCCGCCATCGCGCCGAAGACGCCGCCGAGGAACGCATCCTTGACGCGCTGCTGCCACAGGCCCGCGGCAGCTTTAGCGAAGAAGCCCCGGCGAGCGATTCAAACACGCGCCAGCTGTTCCGCAAGCGCCTGCGCGAAGGCCAGCTGGACGACAAGGAAATCGAGATCGAAGTGGCCGAGATGGCTGGCGTCGATATTTCTGCGCCGCCAGGCATGGAAGAGATGACCAACCAGCTGCAGAGCCTGTTCGCCAACATGGGCAAGGGCAAACGCAAGAGCCGCAAGCTCAAGGTCAAGGAAGCGCTCAAGCTGGTGCGTGAAGAAGAAGCCGGGCGCCTGGTCAACGAAGAGGAGCTCAAGGCCGCAGCCCTCGAAGCGGTGGAACAGCACGGCATCGTGTTCATCGACGAGATCGACAAAGTCGCCAAGCGCGGTAATGTCGGCGGCGCCGATGTGTCCCGCGAAGGCGTGCAGCGCGACTTGCTGCCGTTGATCGAAGGCTGCACGGTGAATACCAAGCTGGGCATGGTCAAGACCGACCACATCCTGTTCATCGCCTCGGGCGCGTTCCACCTGAGCAAGCCGAGCGACCTGGTGCCCGAGCTGCAAGGCCGGCTGCCGATCCGCGTCGAGCTCAAGGCCCTCAGCCCGGAAGATTTCGAGCGTATCCTCAGCGAACCGCACGCGTCGCTGACCGAGCAATATGTGGCACTGCTCAAGACCGAAGGCCTGCATATCGAGTTCGCCCCGGAAGGCATCAAGCGCCTTGCCCAGATCGCCTGGCAGGTCAACGAGAAGACCGAGAATATCGGTGCCCGTCGCTTGCACACGCTGCTGGAGCGCCTGCTGGAGGAAGTCTCGTTCAGTGCCGGCGACCTGGCCAGCGCCCACAGCGAAACGCCGATCCGCATTGATGCCGACTACGTCAACAGCCACTTGGGCGAGCTGGCGGAAAACGAAGATCTGTCGCGCTACATACTGTAG
- a CDS encoding gamma-butyrobetaine hydroxylase-like domain-containing protein: MTNLPTAINLHKASKTLTLQYGTGESYTLPAEFLRVHSPSAEVQGHGKPILQFGKLGVGLTKIEPAGQYALKLTFDDGHDSGLFTWEYLYQLAVRQEDLWNDYLDELRAAGKTRDPAQSVVKLML; the protein is encoded by the coding sequence ATGACTAACCTCCCCACCGCCATCAACCTGCACAAAGCCTCGAAAACCCTCACCCTGCAATACGGCACGGGGGAGTCCTACACCCTGCCCGCCGAATTCCTGCGGGTGCACTCGCCTTCGGCTGAAGTGCAGGGCCACGGCAAGCCGATCCTGCAGTTCGGCAAACTCGGAGTCGGCCTGACCAAGATCGAACCTGCCGGGCAATACGCACTCAAATTGACCTTCGACGATGGCCACGACAGCGGTCTGTTCACCTGGGAATACCTCTACCAGCTCGCCGTTCGTCAGGAAGATCTGTGGAACGACTATCTGGACGAACTGCGCGCCGCCGGCAAAACCCGCGACCCCGCGCAATCCGTGGTCAAGCTGATGCTCTGA